In one window of Mytilus galloprovincialis chromosome 6, xbMytGall1.hap1.1, whole genome shotgun sequence DNA:
- the LOC143080001 gene encoding uncharacterized protein LOC143080001 — MDELEDTSVAFKPRRQVTSNISAGSASEDGDYKALNEKRKLLARNRQSFDITIIEDSETTTENAPQTPSLTRKSSILDTQYEDFRNKLFHSVSTGNVGDVSQSLTSLPAAVSVADVYLLEPVTDKNILHVALENKQSAMAKHIIENCTVDLLKQRYKGEKDYKTALHLITEINEYGLAKLLLEKLRTKNAKIDAIKAETTVEVVGQRPRSLSSFHLAAFLGLTGLVRLYVETGIDINFRNSKRDTALLWASRWGHLETVSYLLDLKADCMLENDKNSTALHWAVRYEHIDVVRFLLTKGKADANKERLQGLVVPIVLAAALGNVRIAEVLLENGANPNHMIRSGETPLHVAAKEGNASVIAVLLHHKADVDRQDDNGNTPLINAAANDHLRCIDLLMKAGADATVKNHMGYDSWHFALQSENDEVLQIVCKHAKNFKIPHLTAAKLGKDHKIKVLYKSGFNIKEVDDDSNSLVHYASCFDQHHVIAGFHSYVDINMVNKKGNTALHIACLKGHVQSIQTLIDVKAKADIENKDGQIALHVAATSSNTTPEIAKILVEYTIKSHAWECLNSIDKNRDNALHLAAENAQPDVLWEFRFVRFKDVDHKGHTPLHDAVRKGHPEVLETMLDIFESMQRDADINTPNSRKETVLHFVASEGFQQSVSRIIFLGGDLAAQDIDGNTVLHRLVLESTGTRVNSHCNPTEMLDTIFNSVVRWWCMRNGRQIPNQADENYLKYKRDALFHLLYDVENNKRLCVLGLACYQAAHGILSDLMQIEGVTSFREENSTLYDVTYFTPKTSLSLKKPLFRKQSQVHQSPATLPGSVRKFSRGNQKSTSFLQNLVTHPNKQNGARVLNIPPLKKMEEMFKTICMVTYLTMMVLHIVYMSVFSYASITALGMLRNNTDVPHKDLILVYIWVPLEPLIFILYSAISVIRTIKRGDRLKSLSWKVIISFLIFSILTIIWVFLIGYRNTNNDYVLAVVLCFGWLSTVAFTGGIKGIHYFWRMLKNMIVRDIFRFVVFYAIVLFAFSFAFHAVFQISQTIVDTYPTPGDTLFMVFNLMIGMAELFDDDYKTGMESVDRSTLYSKVLYMFYIVLSTIILLNLLIAMMNDSYSSILAQERVIWRIDAVDIGIKLEKTVPWLTNPFNWLEKKTLGDENSDNISERWYVRVVDGEMETIEKKHETSMAEYIKIELDQQVKSIDKRVTGLEKNVKETHRKLEETTCKLDKIIDYFSRKKEKKRKKKEEKS; from the exons ATGGACGAATTAGAGGACACATCTGTTGCATTCAAACCGAGGCGCCAAGTAACATCAAATATATCGGCTGGTTCAGCGTCGGAAGATGGAGACTATAAAGCCCTCAATGAAAAGCGAAAG CTTCTGGCAAGAAATAGACAAAGCTTTGATATTACGATTATTGAAGACTCTGAAACTACAACAGAAAATGCTCCTCAAACTCCGAGTTTAACTCGAAAATCATCTATTTTAGACACACAGTATGAAGATTTCAGGAATAAATTGTTTCACTCTGTATCTACCGGAAATGTTGGTGACGTTTCACAGTCCTTGACGTCACTTCCTGCTGCCGTGTCAGTAGCAGACGTCTATCTTCTGGAGCCAGTCACTGACAAAAACATCCTTCATGTCGCTTTGGAAAACAAACAAAGTGCCATGGCAAAACATATTATTGAAAACTGTACCGTAGATCTTCTAAAACAGCGCTACAAAGGTGAAAAGGATTATAAAACCGCCTTGCATTTAATAACTGAGATCAATGAATATGGGCTCGCTAAACTTTTGCTTGAAAAGCTTCGAACTAAAAACGCTAAAATTGATGCAATTAAAGCTGAAACAACCGTTGAGGTTGTAGGTCAACGTCCAAGAAGTCTTTCCTCTTTTCATTTGGCCGCATTCTTAGGTCTTACCGGTCTCGTTAGATTGTACGTTGAGACAGGAATCGATATCAACTTTAGAAATTCCAAACGAGATACAGCTCTTTTGTGGGCATCGCGATGGGGTCACTTGGAAACCGTAAGCTATCTATTGGATCTTAAAGCTGACTGTATGCTAGAGAATGATAAAAATTCTACTGCTCTACACTGGGCAGTACGATATGAACATATTGATGTTGTACGTTTTCTTTTAACCAAAGGTAAAGCGGATGCAAATAAAGAAAGATTGCAAGGTTTGGTTGTGCCAATAGTACTTGCTGCTGCGTTAGGAAATGTTAGGATTGCCGAAGTTTTACTAGAGAATGGTGCAAATCCCAATCACATGATACGTAGCGGAGAAACACCACTCCATGTTGCCGCCAAAGAAGGCAATGCATCAGTTATAGCCGTTTTATTACATCACAAAGCAGACGTGGACCGCCAAGATGACAATGGAAACACTCCTCTTATCAATGCTGCGGCAAACGATCATCTTAGATGTATCGATCTGCTTATGAAAGCAGGTGCTGATGCGACAGTAAAAAACCATATGGGATACGATTCTTGGCATTTTGCATTACAAAGTGAAAATGATGAAGTCTTACAGATAGTGTGTAAACAtgcaaaaaacttcaaaattccTCACTTAACAGCCGCAAAATTGGGCAAAGATCACAAAATCAAGGTCTTATATAAATCTGGCTTCAACATTAAAGAGGTGGACGACGACAGTAATTCCCTCGTGCACTATGCTTCTTGTTTCGATCAACATCACGTAATAGCGGGATTTCATTCATATGTTGACATAAACATGGTCAATAAAAAAGGAAATACTGCACTACATATAGCTTGCTTGAAAGGACACGTCCAGTCTATACAAACTCTAATAGATGTAAAAGCTAAGGCAGATATAGAAAACAAAGATGGTCAAATCGCTTTACATGTGGCTGCAACGAGTTCTAATACAACACCGGAAATTGCAAAAATATTAGTTGAATACACCATAAAATCGCATGCATGGGAATGTCTTAACTCTATTGACAAAAACAGAGATAATGCACTACATCTTGCAGCCGAAAATGCTCAGCCAGACGTTCTTTGGGAATTCAGATTTGTACGTTTCAAGGATGTTGATCACAAAGGTCACACACCATTGCACGATGCCGTAAGAAAAGGTCACCCTGAAGTTCTTGAAACCATGTTGGATATTTTTGAATCGATGCAACGTGATGCGGATATCAATACGCCAAATAGTCGAAAGGAAACGGTTTTACATTTTGTAGCTTCAGAGGGATTTCAGCAAAGCGTAAGTCGAATTATTTTCCTTGGAGGTGATTTAGCTGCACAAGATATTGATGGAAATACAGTTCTTCACCGTTTAGTTCTTGAGTCTACGGGGACCCGAGTCAATAGTCATTGCAACCCGACTGAAATGCTTGACACTATTTTTAACAGTGTTGTCCGGTGGTGGTGTATGCGTAATGGTCGCCAAATACCGAATCAAGCAGacgaaaattatttgaaatacaaacGTGATGCTCTCTTTCACTTACTATATGATGTAGAGAACAATAAACGCTTGTGTGTCCTTGGATTAGCTTGTTATCAAGCAGCTCATGGAATTCTATCAGACTTGATGCAGATAGAAGGTGTCACTTCGTTCCGAGAAGAAAATTCAACCCTGTATGATGTCACATATTTCACACCAAAGACAAGTCTTTCACTGAAGAAACCTTTATTTCGTAAACAATCACAAGTACACCAATCCCCTGCAACGTTGCCAGGCTCGGTTAGGAAGTTCTCTCGTGGGAATCAAAAGTCCACGTCTTTTTTACAGAATCTCGTTACTCATCCTAATAAACAAAATGGTGCCCGAGTATTAAATATCCCACCACTAAAGAAAATGGAGGAAATGTTCAAAACAATTTGTATGGTTACATATCTTACAATGATGGTTTTGCACATCGTTTATATGAGTGTCTTCAGTTACGCCAGCATTACCGCTCTTGGAATGCTCAGAAATAATACAGATGTACCGCATAAGGATCTAATTCTTGTTTATATTTGGGTACCTCTGGAGCCATTGATTTTTATATTGTACAGTGCAATTTCTGTTATCAGAACGATTAAACGTGGAGATAGACTTAAGTCGTTATCATGGAAAGTGAttatttcatttcttattttttctattttgacaATCATATGGGTCTTTCTCATTGGCTATAGAAATACAAACAACGATTATGTGCTTGCTGTCGTCCTATGTTTTGGATGGTTGTCAACCGTTGCATTCACAGGTGGAATCAAAGGCATTCATTATTTCTGGCGCATGCTAAAAAATATGATAGTAAGGGACATCTTTCGGTTTGTGGTATTCTACGCAATAGTTTTGTTTGCGTTTTCATTTGCATTTCATGCAGTCTTCCAAATATCCCAGACAATTGTAGATACCTATCCGACACCCGGAGATACATTATTCATGGTTTTCAATCTAATGATCGGAATGGCCGAACTGTTTGATGATGATTACAAAACTGGAATGGAATCTGTAGACAGATCTACCTTATACAGCAAGGTCCTCTATATGTTTTACATCGTATTATCAACTATCATTCTTTTGAATCTTCTTATAGCCATGATGAATGATTCATACTCAAGTATTTTAGCTCAAGAGAGAGTAATCTGGCGAATAGATGCCGTTGATATAGGAATCAAACTCGAAAAAACAGTCCCTTGGCTTACCAATCCTTTTAATTGGCTCGAAAAAAAGACTCTCGGTGATGAAAACTCGGACAATATAAGCGAGCGGTGGTACGTCCGAGTCGTGGATGGTGAGATGGAAACAATCGAGAAAAAACACGAAACCTCGATGGCtgaatatataaaaattgaaCTCGACCAACAAGTTAAAAGCATAGATAAACGTGTAACCGgacttgaaaaaaatgtaaaagaaacaCATAGAAAATTAGAAGAAACAACATGTAAACTGGATAAGATTATTGACTATTTTTcgcgaaagaaagaaaaaaaaagaaagaaaaaagaagaaaaaagttgA